The proteins below come from a single Micromonospora citrea genomic window:
- a CDS encoding ABC transporter permease, which translates to MSETTTTRTPATAPGDRATRPFWQTTALLRMELLALRRNWTATAMSVGSPLVIAILLVGGHAGQTVPGVRRVVSVTTLVMVFLVHHHLTTVYASRRQELVLKRLRAGLASDRVILFGTASSTILIFLAQFVVLACYAVVVLGLPPPANPLVIAVALLLGSAIMAAFSAALSAVTRTSEAAMLTTLPTVVIFLATPGAMLPLGALPESLERVLWFLPSGPFTEMMRVGWLADTDEGQALTLAETFVAVLPSLGVLLGWLTVSLLVARRYFRWEPRPS; encoded by the coding sequence ATGAGTGAGACGACGACGACGCGGACCCCGGCCACCGCACCCGGCGACCGGGCCACCCGGCCGTTCTGGCAGACGACCGCGCTGCTGAGGATGGAACTGTTGGCCCTGCGCCGCAACTGGACGGCCACCGCCATGTCCGTGGGTTCGCCCCTGGTCATCGCCATCCTGCTCGTCGGCGGCCACGCGGGTCAGACAGTGCCCGGCGTCCGCAGGGTCGTCAGCGTCACCACCCTGGTCATGGTCTTCCTGGTGCACCATCACCTGACGACCGTGTACGCCTCGCGCCGCCAGGAGCTGGTGCTCAAGCGCCTGCGTGCCGGGCTCGCCTCGGACCGCGTCATCCTGTTCGGCACGGCCAGCAGCACCATCCTGATCTTCCTCGCCCAGTTCGTCGTGCTGGCCTGCTACGCCGTAGTGGTGCTCGGTCTGCCTCCGCCGGCGAACCCGCTGGTCATCGCGGTGGCGCTGCTGCTGGGATCCGCGATCATGGCGGCGTTCTCGGCCGCGCTCTCCGCGGTCACCCGCACGTCCGAAGCGGCCATGCTGACCACCCTGCCGACCGTGGTGATCTTCCTGGCCACGCCAGGTGCGATGCTGCCCCTCGGCGCGCTGCCGGAGTCGCTGGAGCGGGTGCTCTGGTTCCTGCCCAGCGGGCCGTTCACCGAGATGATGCGGGTCGGCTGGCTCGCCGACACCGACGAGGGCCAGGCGTTGACTCTCGCCGAGACCTTCGTCGCCGTGCTGCCTTCCCTCGGCGTGCTGTTGGGCTGGCTGACGGTGTCGCTTCTCGTGGCACGCCGGTACTTCCGCTGGGAGCCCCGGCCCAGCTGA
- a CDS encoding ABC transporter ATP-binding protein, whose translation MDDIVIEVDGLRRHYGRFEAVRGVSLQVHRGELFALLGTNGAGKTTTVEVLEGLRPATSGRVRVLGLDPVRDRAALRPQTGVMLQHGGFTGSLTVRETVETWRSLTVRPHTSQQVLELVELTHRRDVAVEQLSGGEGRRLELALAVLGRPQVLFLDEPTTGMDPASRRRTWDVVRELRRDGTTVLLTTHYLEEAEVLADRVAIMRRGHIVATGTPHDVVRTLPARITFRLSEADALPRLPHATRSVEGDRVTYESRQLQADLTRLLDWANTRGVQLSALSARPATLEDVFLDIAADHDPTNRYADPETAR comes from the coding sequence ATGGATGACATCGTGATCGAAGTGGACGGCCTGCGCCGCCACTACGGGCGGTTCGAGGCGGTCCGGGGGGTGTCGCTGCAGGTCCACCGTGGTGAGCTGTTCGCCCTGCTCGGCACCAACGGAGCGGGAAAGACCACCACTGTCGAGGTGTTGGAGGGGCTGCGGCCCGCCACCTCCGGCCGGGTCCGGGTGCTCGGGCTGGACCCGGTGCGGGACCGGGCCGCGCTGCGCCCACAGACGGGGGTGATGCTCCAGCACGGCGGATTCACCGGCTCGCTGACGGTCCGGGAAACGGTGGAGACCTGGCGCTCGCTCACCGTCCGGCCGCACACCTCGCAGCAGGTGCTGGAACTGGTGGAGCTGACCCATCGGAGGGACGTGGCGGTCGAGCAGCTCTCCGGAGGCGAGGGGCGACGGCTGGAGCTGGCCCTGGCCGTACTCGGCCGGCCGCAGGTGCTCTTCCTCGACGAGCCGACCACCGGCATGGACCCGGCCTCCCGGCGGCGCACCTGGGACGTCGTGCGGGAACTCCGGCGGGACGGCACGACGGTGCTGCTCACCACGCACTACCTGGAGGAGGCGGAGGTGCTCGCCGACCGGGTGGCGATCATGCGCCGTGGGCACATCGTGGCCACGGGAACCCCCCACGACGTCGTCCGCACCCTGCCCGCCCGGATCACCTTCCGGCTGTCGGAGGCGGACGCGCTCCCCCGCCTGCCGCACGCCACGCGCTCGGTCGAGGGCGACCGGGTCACGTACGAGTCGCGTCAGCTCCAGGCCGACCTGACCCGGCTGCTCGACTGGGCCAACACGCGCGGCGTCCAGCTCTCCGCGCTGTCGGCGCGACCGGCCACCCTGGAGGATGTCTTCCTGGACATCGCCGCCGACCACGACCCGACCAACCGGTACGCGGATCCGGAGACCGCCCGATGA
- a CDS encoding VOC family protein: MSPRVGENDGMPSRLAVIAIDAVRPRLVADFWCAVLGWRVVDEDGEVITIAASDRSWPMIDVAAVPEGKTGKNRLHFDLRADGVSTAEELDRLLALGARRVDVGQTPDASWVVLADPEGNEFCLLSRPVQEL, encoded by the coding sequence ATGTCGCCGCGGGTGGGCGAGAATGACGGGATGCCGAGCCGCCTTGCCGTCATCGCGATCGACGCCGTCCGACCACGACTGGTCGCCGACTTCTGGTGCGCGGTCCTCGGCTGGCGGGTCGTCGACGAGGATGGTGAGGTGATCACCATCGCGGCCTCCGACCGATCCTGGCCGATGATCGACGTGGCGGCCGTGCCCGAGGGCAAGACCGGCAAGAACCGGTTGCATTTCGACCTGCGCGCCGACGGCGTGTCCACCGCGGAGGAGCTTGACCGGTTGCTCGCCCTCGGTGCGCGACGCGTCGACGTGGGGCAGACCCCCGACGCGAGCTGGGTCGTGCTCGCCGACCCCGAAGGCAACGAGTTCTGTCTGCTGTCACGTCCTGTGCAGGAGCTCTAG
- a CDS encoding transmembrane transport protein, with amino-acid sequence MIRMSLRQFRAQGIVGAVLVLLAAGCLLRLGWDVRAVADASQLPDRYGQTMLFLAAGFGLVPALVGAFWGAPLVARELESGTHRLVWNQSVPRRRWFAVKLVVVGLAAVAVAGALSALLTWAAGPVDQATGDRFSGLLFGARGVAPIGCAVFGLVFGAVTGLLARRTLPAMALVFLAVIAVQFAVPNLLRPHYLPAERITVPMTADAVNQARSLGSISGGPVVGGMEVPDSWVTDTSRLLTSDGRQLSDAAFDRCLDDAPKTGATGRFGDTAVCLGELGLHVDIAYQPDERFWPFQWTELAIYLGLSALLAAVGLWRVQRRAA; translated from the coding sequence ATGATCCGGATGAGCCTGCGGCAGTTCCGTGCCCAAGGGATCGTCGGAGCGGTCCTGGTGCTGCTGGCCGCCGGCTGTCTGCTGCGCCTGGGCTGGGACGTCCGGGCGGTGGCCGACGCCTCCCAACTGCCGGACCGTTACGGGCAGACGATGCTGTTCCTCGCCGCCGGCTTCGGTCTGGTGCCCGCGCTCGTCGGCGCGTTCTGGGGCGCGCCGCTCGTCGCCCGTGAGCTGGAGTCCGGCACCCACCGACTGGTGTGGAACCAGAGCGTGCCCCGTCGCCGGTGGTTCGCGGTCAAGCTGGTGGTCGTCGGCCTTGCCGCCGTGGCCGTCGCGGGTGCACTCAGCGCGCTGCTGACCTGGGCGGCGGGCCCGGTCGACCAGGCGACCGGCGACCGGTTCAGCGGGCTCCTGTTCGGCGCGCGAGGTGTCGCGCCCATCGGGTGTGCCGTCTTCGGTCTCGTGTTCGGCGCTGTCACCGGCCTGCTGGCACGCCGCACCCTGCCGGCGATGGCGTTGGTGTTCCTGGCGGTGATCGCGGTGCAGTTCGCCGTACCGAACCTGCTGCGACCGCACTACCTGCCCGCCGAGCGGATCACCGTGCCGATGACCGCCGACGCCGTCAACCAGGCCCGCTCGCTGGGCAGCATCAGCGGCGGACCGGTGGTCGGCGGGATGGAGGTACCGGACTCCTGGGTCACGGACACCAGCCGGCTCCTGACGTCCGACGGCCGGCAGCTTTCCGACGCCGCCTTCGACCGGTGCCTCGACGACGCACCGAAGACCGGCGCCACCGGCAGGTTCGGTGACACCGCGGTCTGCCTCGGCGAACTGGGTCTCCACGTCGACATCGCCTACCAGCCCGACGAGCGGTTCTGGCCGTTCCAGTGGACCGAACTGGCGATCTATCTCGGCCTCAGCGCGCTGCTCGCCGCGGTCGGCCTGTGGCGCGTCCAGCGTCGGGCCGCCTAG
- a CDS encoding ABC transporter ATP-binding protein, which produces MQTPLLLHAERLTKRYGRRAALTDCDLRIPRGHIVGLVGPNGAGKSTLLQLACGLVRPTSGTLSVLGATPAADASHLARVGFVAQDTPVYASFSVADHLRMGSWLNPAWDPTLAERRIGEVGLDPAQKAGRLSGGQRAQLAMTIAAAKRPELLIFDEPAAALDPLARRGFMRNLVEFVRELGASAVLSSHLLDDVEQVCDYLVVLCDSRVQVAGPVPDLLAAHHRIAGHPVAPAGAEVIWAEHGRAVVRGDATTGHVEPVTLAELVLAYMSRAAGTGARPGADAAVAR; this is translated from the coding sequence ATGCAGACACCGTTGCTCCTGCACGCCGAGCGGCTGACCAAACGGTACGGCCGCCGTGCCGCGCTGACCGACTGCGACCTGAGGATCCCGCGAGGGCACATCGTCGGGCTGGTCGGCCCGAACGGCGCCGGCAAGTCCACGCTCCTCCAGCTGGCGTGCGGCCTCGTCCGACCGACCTCGGGGACGCTGTCGGTCCTCGGTGCGACGCCGGCAGCCGACGCCTCGCACCTGGCCCGGGTGGGCTTCGTCGCCCAGGACACCCCCGTGTACGCCTCGTTCAGCGTCGCCGACCACCTGAGGATGGGCTCCTGGCTGAACCCGGCCTGGGACCCGACGCTGGCCGAGCGCCGGATCGGAGAGGTCGGCCTCGACCCGGCGCAGAAGGCGGGCCGGCTGTCCGGCGGCCAGCGGGCGCAGCTCGCGATGACCATCGCCGCGGCGAAGCGACCGGAGTTGCTCATCTTCGACGAGCCCGCCGCCGCGCTGGATCCTCTCGCGCGTCGGGGCTTCATGCGCAACCTCGTGGAGTTCGTCCGTGAGTTGGGTGCCAGCGCCGTGCTCTCCTCGCACCTGCTGGACGACGTCGAGCAGGTCTGTGACTACCTCGTCGTACTCTGCGACTCGCGCGTCCAGGTCGCCGGTCCGGTGCCCGATCTGCTCGCGGCGCATCACCGGATCGCCGGCCATCCGGTCGCGCCGGCCGGGGCCGAGGTCATCTGGGCGGAGCACGGCCGCGCCGTGGTTCGTGGCGACGCGACGACCGGGCACGTCGAGCCGGTCACGCTGGCGGAGCTGGTCCTCGCCTACATGTCGCGGGCTGCGGGAACCGGTGCCCGGCCCGGTGCGGACGCGGCGGTGGCGCGATGA
- a CDS encoding sensor histidine kinase has protein sequence MSVRDRLAEVAATAGLAVAFLVAIVLQAVAIAQTWGARYWLAGGAAAVAVCGLALLRHRQRTWTAVAGFTIAGLAVVVARVFHLPTEPGPAMALALAVLVGSAVRVLPPASAVVLAAAGLAVVGAACLAVRAQPSGPSAVLGMNLMAWLGAVTVGLALRWQDDRAAAAAEKVRRDERLELARELHDVVAHHITGMLVQAQAARLVARRNPGQAVESLAGIEAAGTEALRAMRRVVGLLRDTEDAPPASAGPEQLSVLVERFNRQGPSVRLLAPDESVTWPPEVTSTVYRIVREALTNVARHARDAHGVIVSVDQTPSAVTVEVTDDAPSATPRPAHRGGYGLVGMRERVETLGGTLLAGPRPGRGWSVLATLPIHDGQPR, from the coding sequence ATGAGCGTCCGGGACCGGCTCGCGGAGGTCGCGGCCACGGCAGGACTCGCCGTGGCCTTCCTCGTCGCGATCGTCCTCCAGGCCGTGGCGATCGCCCAGACGTGGGGCGCCCGGTACTGGCTCGCGGGTGGGGCGGCCGCCGTCGCCGTGTGCGGGCTGGCGCTGCTCCGGCACCGCCAGCGTACGTGGACGGCGGTCGCCGGTTTCACGATCGCCGGACTGGCCGTCGTCGTGGCCCGGGTGTTCCACCTCCCGACCGAGCCGGGACCGGCCATGGCGCTGGCGCTCGCCGTCCTCGTCGGGTCGGCGGTGCGCGTGCTGCCTCCCGCTTCTGCTGTGGTGCTCGCCGCGGCCGGGCTCGCGGTGGTCGGCGCCGCCTGTCTCGCCGTCCGGGCGCAGCCCTCCGGCCCCTCGGCGGTCCTGGGAATGAACCTCATGGCCTGGCTCGGCGCGGTCACCGTCGGGCTCGCGTTGCGGTGGCAGGACGACCGGGCGGCCGCAGCGGCCGAGAAGGTCCGCCGTGACGAGCGGCTGGAACTGGCCCGTGAACTGCACGACGTCGTCGCCCACCACATCACCGGCATGCTCGTCCAGGCGCAGGCCGCCCGGCTTGTCGCCCGGAGGAACCCGGGACAGGCCGTCGAGTCCCTGGCCGGCATCGAGGCCGCCGGAACCGAGGCGCTGCGCGCGATGCGCCGCGTGGTCGGGCTGCTGCGCGACACCGAGGACGCGCCACCCGCCTCGGCCGGGCCGGAACAGCTCAGCGTCCTCGTCGAGCGCTTCAACCGGCAGGGCCCGTCGGTGCGCCTGCTGGCACCCGACGAGAGCGTGACATGGCCGCCGGAGGTGACCAGCACCGTGTACCGGATCGTCCGGGAGGCACTGACGAACGTGGCCCGCCACGCGCGGGACGCACACGGCGTCATCGTCTCCGTCGACCAGACACCCTCCGCCGTCACCGTCGAGGTGACCGACGACGCGCCCTCGGCGACCCCCCGCCCCGCGCACCGCGGCGGCTACGGTCTCGTCGGCATGCGCGAACGCGTCGAAACGCTCGGCGGCACGCTCCTCGCCGGTCCCCGCCCGGGTCGCGGCTGGTCGGTCCTGGCCACCCTGCCGATCCACGACGGACAGCCGCGATGA
- a CDS encoding response regulator: MTIRVLLADDQAMVRGGLRLILEDQPDIHVVAEAADGVDAIAKARQLRPDVCLVDIRMPRLDGIEVTRALAGPGVPHPMRVVVVTTFDLDEYVYGALRGGAAGFILKDAGPALLVEAVRAAHDGDALVSPSITVRLLRHLTGPARGAGRPLPSLSAREVEVVREIARGRTNLEIGAELFISLSTVKSHVSTIQTKLGLRNRVEIAAWAWENRIVDTT, encoded by the coding sequence ATGACGATCCGCGTCCTGCTCGCCGACGACCAGGCGATGGTCCGCGGTGGCCTGAGGCTCATCCTCGAGGACCAGCCCGACATCCACGTCGTCGCCGAGGCGGCGGACGGTGTCGACGCGATCGCCAAGGCCCGTCAGCTGCGTCCCGACGTCTGCCTGGTGGACATCCGCATGCCCCGGCTCGACGGCATCGAGGTGACCCGGGCGCTGGCCGGGCCCGGCGTACCCCACCCGATGCGGGTCGTCGTGGTCACCACGTTCGACCTCGACGAGTACGTCTACGGCGCGCTGCGCGGCGGCGCGGCCGGCTTCATCCTCAAGGACGCCGGCCCGGCCCTGCTCGTCGAGGCGGTCCGCGCCGCCCACGACGGCGACGCGCTGGTGTCCCCGTCGATCACCGTGCGGTTGCTTCGTCACCTCACCGGCCCCGCGCGAGGCGCCGGCAGGCCCCTGCCGTCCCTGTCGGCTCGCGAGGTCGAGGTGGTCCGGGAGATCGCGCGCGGTCGTACCAACCTGGAGATCGGCGCCGAGCTGTTCATCTCCCTCAGCACGGTGAAGAGCCACGTGTCGACCATCCAGACGAAGCTCGGCCTGCGTAACCGCGTCGAGATCGCCGCCTGGGCCTGGGAGAACCGGATCGTCGACACCACCTGA
- a CDS encoding glycerophosphodiester phosphodiesterase family protein, with protein MSRRRRVLRGLLVGVLVLTAYCYVNNTTVFSDAAGARPSLLAHRGLAQTFGFEGMTNDTCTAERIHPPEHPHLENTIASMRAAFDAGADIVEFDVQLTRDDRLVVFHDHRLECRTDGTGKVRDHTLAELRRLDIGYNYTHDGGATFPFRGKGVNLMPTIEEVIQAFPDRELLIDVKSGDPVEGERLADHLAALPAERLRTITVYGGDEPVAALAGRLPRVRVLSKAMLEDCLYRYLAVGWTGHVPAACRNRQLHIPETYAPWLWGWPDKFVDRMAKHNSRVVIVAGDGGFSRGFDSAEDWERLPAGYTGVVWTNRVDRVAPLRDRS; from the coding sequence GTGTCCCGGCGGCGGCGCGTCCTGCGCGGCCTGCTCGTCGGCGTACTGGTGTTGACCGCCTACTGCTACGTCAACAACACCACCGTGTTCTCCGACGCCGCCGGCGCCCGGCCGTCGTTGCTGGCGCACCGCGGGCTCGCCCAGACCTTCGGGTTCGAGGGGATGACCAACGACACGTGCACGGCGGAGCGCATCCACCCGCCCGAGCACCCGCACCTGGAGAACACCATCGCCTCGATGCGGGCCGCGTTCGACGCGGGCGCCGACATCGTCGAGTTCGACGTGCAACTCACCAGGGACGATCGGCTGGTGGTCTTCCACGACCACAGGTTGGAGTGCCGGACCGACGGCACCGGCAAGGTGCGCGACCACACCCTCGCCGAACTGCGCCGGCTGGACATCGGCTACAACTACACCCACGACGGCGGCGCCACCTTCCCGTTCCGCGGCAAGGGCGTCAACCTGATGCCCACCATCGAAGAGGTCATCCAGGCCTTCCCCGACCGGGAACTGCTGATCGACGTCAAGAGCGGCGACCCGGTCGAGGGCGAGCGGCTCGCCGACCACCTGGCCGCCCTCCCCGCCGAGCGGCTCAGGACGATCACCGTCTACGGCGGTGACGAGCCCGTCGCCGCGCTGGCGGGCCGGCTGCCGCGGGTGCGGGTGCTGTCGAAGGCCATGCTGGAGGACTGCCTCTACCGGTACCTCGCGGTCGGCTGGACCGGACATGTGCCGGCGGCGTGCCGGAACCGACAGCTGCACATCCCCGAGACGTACGCCCCCTGGCTGTGGGGCTGGCCCGACAAGTTCGTCGACCGGATGGCCAAGCACAACAGCCGCGTCGTCATCGTCGCCGGTGACGGCGGTTTCTCCCGGGGGTTCGACAGCGCCGAGGACTGGGAACGGCTCCCGGCCGGGTACACCGGGGTGGTCTGGACGAACCGGGTCGACCGGGTGGCGCCGCTGCGCGACCGGAGCTGA
- a CDS encoding response regulator — protein MIRLAIVDDQALVREGLALILGAQPDIEVVAMLPDGPALLDLTRSSAEPADVILLDLYLPGLDGVQVLRQLRSRPAAPAARVLMLTTIGRATDIQRALAAGADGFVLKDATGEELAAAIRGVHAGVTALSSSVTQALWPQRRPDAAAATDGTAGRRLESPAARLATLTAREREILDLLGQGLANQEIARALHLAERTVKTHVSSVLAKLGVSSRTQAALLLRDVPD, from the coding sequence GTGATCCGGCTTGCCATCGTCGACGATCAGGCCCTGGTGCGGGAAGGGCTGGCCCTGATCCTCGGCGCCCAGCCGGACATCGAGGTGGTGGCCATGCTGCCGGACGGTCCGGCCCTGCTGGACCTGACGCGGTCGTCCGCCGAGCCCGCCGACGTGATCCTGCTGGATCTCTATCTGCCGGGCCTGGACGGCGTCCAGGTGTTGCGCCAGCTCCGCTCACGCCCCGCCGCGCCGGCCGCGCGGGTGCTGATGCTGACCACCATCGGCCGGGCCACCGACATCCAACGCGCCCTGGCCGCCGGGGCGGACGGCTTCGTGCTGAAGGACGCCACCGGCGAGGAGTTGGCCGCCGCCATCCGGGGCGTGCACGCGGGCGTCACCGCGCTCAGTTCGTCGGTCACCCAGGCGCTCTGGCCGCAGCGGCGCCCCGACGCGGCGGCCGCCACGGACGGTACGGCGGGACGCCGCCTCGAATCGCCCGCCGCCCGGCTCGCCACGCTCACCGCCCGGGAACGCGAGATCCTCGACCTGCTCGGTCAGGGGCTGGCCAACCAGGAGATCGCCCGCGCCCTGCACCTGGCCGAGCGCACGGTCAAGACGCACGTCAGCAGCGTGCTGGCGAAGCTGGGAGTGAGCAGCCGCACCCAGGCCGCCCTGCTGCTCCGGGACGTGCCCGACTGA
- a CDS encoding sensor histidine kinase, producing MPTGARMVDRLRGGAARWARRHWQLLVDLALPALTAGLFLASGVVPGKPLPVVLAAGQILPLVVRRAAPGPVLAVVGVATSAHMLVGVPRTIGYLPAMLALYTAAANGRSAAVRWGLCGAVTVGVAVASLPHRGPVEGALLVIVAFTVAWLAGVERGRQLRQRTALVAEQTRLRLERRIATEERRAAQEREHLARRLHDTLAHTLTVMLVQSEALRVGGGLAAPQRERVERVLGAGRAALGEIRQTVAALDRRAAVATSDDLAERLDQLRAAGLDVPDGLPRTLAALAEPVLVVAHRLIGEAATNALRHAGPGTRLEIRVDRDAEHIRLSVLSVRPPDDGPTRPEPPGGTPGYGLRSLAADVEAYGGTLGYGPAGAGQWQVTAAFPHVAGVDRAA from the coding sequence ATGCCGACAGGTGCGCGGATGGTCGACCGGCTCCGGGGCGGGGCGGCCCGGTGGGCGCGACGCCACTGGCAGCTTCTGGTGGACCTCGCGCTACCCGCGCTGACCGCCGGCCTGTTCCTGGCCAGCGGGGTGGTACCCGGTAAGCCGCTTCCGGTGGTGCTGGCGGCGGGGCAGATCCTTCCGCTGGTGGTGCGGCGGGCGGCCCCGGGGCCGGTGCTGGCCGTGGTGGGGGTGGCCACCTCGGCGCACATGCTGGTCGGAGTGCCCCGCACGATCGGCTACCTGCCCGCGATGCTGGCGCTCTACACGGCCGCGGCCAACGGCCGGTCGGCGGCGGTGCGGTGGGGCCTGTGCGGGGCGGTGACGGTGGGCGTGGCGGTCGCGAGCCTCCCGCACCGGGGCCCGGTCGAGGGCGCGCTGCTGGTGATCGTGGCCTTCACCGTCGCCTGGCTGGCCGGCGTCGAGCGGGGCAGGCAGCTGCGGCAGCGTACGGCGTTGGTGGCGGAGCAGACCCGGCTGCGGCTGGAGCGGCGGATCGCGACCGAGGAGCGCAGGGCGGCGCAGGAGCGGGAGCACCTGGCCCGCCGGCTGCACGACACGCTCGCCCACACCCTGACGGTGATGCTTGTGCAGTCCGAGGCGCTGCGGGTCGGCGGCGGACTGGCCGCGCCGCAGCGGGAACGGGTGGAGCGGGTGCTCGGCGCGGGGCGGGCGGCCCTTGGCGAGATCCGACAGACCGTCGCCGCCCTCGACCGTAGAGCCGCGGTGGCGACCAGCGACGACCTCGCCGAGCGGCTGGACCAGTTGCGTGCGGCCGGCCTGGACGTGCCCGACGGGCTGCCGCGGACGCTGGCAGCGCTTGCCGAACCGGTGCTGGTGGTGGCCCATCGGCTGATCGGCGAGGCGGCCACCAACGCGCTGCGCCACGCCGGCCCCGGCACCCGGCTGGAGATCCGCGTGGACCGGGACGCCGAACACATCCGTCTGTCCGTGTTGAGCGTCCGCCCTCCGGACGACGGCCCGACCCGCCCGGAGCCACCCGGCGGCACGCCGGGTTACGGGTTACGCAGCCTGGCGGCGGACGTCGAGGCGTACGGCGGCACACTCGGCTACGGCCCGGCGGGCGCCGGCCAGTGGCAGGTGACCGCCGCGTTTCCGCACGTCGCCGGCGTGGACCGGGCTGCCTGA
- a CDS encoding phospholipase D-like domain-containing protein, protein MALVLVLAAGVLGAPAASAGPARAAEPDPTMNDAVFSRPTGTAAQQNAIFIQLARIIDRVPAGGEIQMSWFGFSVTDVTDSETTPDLPKRLLDAHRRGVRVKIILDHEQVGQRPYQRLLPVLGGNDTAGSYIVHCADKFPAADRGCIGTRRIDYTNSSVTAYNHNKFLIASSIVRNDGSTVPNVVFQGSANLGWWDANEAYNNALTFSDATTYQAYRQYFGDLRSYRYSSTGNNDYYWGTPTGTTYRAYFFPRRERSGQPVGDPATDTIVSVLNSVASCSYDDNGTRRQTDVRVNMFSFNRPEVAKRLTALRNAGCWVDVVYSEANANVLSELGGNIQLTRCDYNVGPGRDIRTHNKYMLIDGAYDDDIVPRVFTGSHNYNVSALRQADEAMLRVMGRGVHDDYLADFWHVRDACRANGGAVR, encoded by the coding sequence TTGGCGCTGGTCCTCGTGCTCGCCGCCGGCGTGCTCGGGGCGCCCGCGGCGAGCGCCGGGCCGGCCAGGGCCGCCGAGCCGGACCCGACGATGAACGACGCGGTCTTCAGCCGGCCGACCGGGACCGCCGCCCAGCAGAACGCGATCTTCATCCAGCTCGCCCGGATCATCGACCGCGTGCCGGCGGGCGGAGAGATCCAGATGTCCTGGTTCGGGTTCAGCGTCACCGACGTCACCGACTCGGAGACCACCCCGGACCTGCCCAAGCGGCTGCTCGACGCGCACCGGCGGGGGGTGCGCGTCAAGATCATCCTGGATCACGAGCAGGTCGGTCAGCGGCCGTACCAGCGGCTGCTGCCGGTGCTCGGCGGCAACGACACCGCCGGGTCGTACATCGTGCACTGCGCCGACAAGTTCCCCGCCGCCGACCGTGGCTGCATCGGCACCCGTCGGATCGACTACACCAACTCGTCGGTGACGGCCTACAACCACAACAAGTTCCTGATCGCGTCCAGCATCGTGCGCAACGACGGCTCGACCGTGCCCAACGTGGTCTTCCAGGGCTCCGCGAACCTGGGCTGGTGGGACGCGAACGAGGCGTACAACAACGCCCTGACGTTCAGCGACGCCACCACCTACCAGGCGTACCGGCAGTACTTCGGGGACCTGCGGTCGTACCGCTACAGCTCGACCGGGAACAACGACTACTACTGGGGCACCCCGACCGGCACGACGTACCGGGCGTACTTCTTCCCCCGGCGGGAGCGCTCCGGGCAGCCGGTCGGTGACCCGGCCACCGACACCATCGTCAGCGTGCTCAACTCCGTCGCCTCCTGCTCGTACGACGACAACGGCACCCGCCGGCAGACCGACGTCCGGGTCAACATGTTCTCGTTCAACCGACCCGAGGTGGCCAAGCGGCTCACCGCGCTGCGCAACGCCGGCTGCTGGGTCGACGTCGTCTACAGCGAGGCGAACGCGAACGTGCTGAGCGAGCTGGGCGGCAACATCCAGCTCACCAGGTGCGACTACAACGTCGGGCCCGGCCGGGACATCCGCACGCACAACAAGTACATGCTGATCGACGGCGCGTACGACGACGACATCGTGCCCCGGGTCTTCACCGGCAGCCACAACTACAACGTCTCCGCGCTGCGCCAGGCCGACGAGGCGATGCTGCGCGTCATGGGCCGGGGCGTCCACGACGACTACCTCGCCGACTTCTGGCACGTCCGGGACGCCTGCCGGGCCAACGGGGGTGCCGTCCGCTGA